DNA from Paludisphaera mucosa:
GGCCTGAGCTTCCCGCTCGCCAGCGACCTCGACGGCTCGGTCTCGGCGGCCTACGGGGTCTTCGAGCCCCGTCAGAACCTGGCGGTCCGGGGGACGTTCATCGTCGACCCCGACGGCCGGATCCAGTACCAGGTCGTCCACAGCCTGAGCGTCGGCCGCCGCAGCCAGGAAGTGCTGCGCGTGCTCTCGGCGCTCCAGTCGGGCGGGCTCTGCCGGGAAGACTGGATGACCGACGGCTCGCACATCGACCCGTACACGGTCCTCCAGCCGGGTAACATCTTCTCGCACTATTACATGGATTCGGAGATCGGCGCGGGGACGTTCGCGCGGGTCTATCTGGCCCGCGACCTCCAGCTCGACCGCCCGGTCGCGCTGAAGGTCTTCAACCGCGACTGCCCGGTCACGCCCAGCTCGGTCCTGGCCGAGGCCCGGTCGGTCGCGGCGCTCAACCATCCCAACATCTGCACGATCTACGCCGTCGACGACACGGCGGGCCTGCCGGTCATCGCGATGGAGTACGTCCAGGGCCTCTCGCTGGCGAACCGGCTTCGCGGCGAGCCGGCGGCGATCGACGAGCTGCTGGCCATCGCCAGGCAGATCGCGGGGGGGATGGCCGCGGCCCACGACGCCGGCATCGTCCACGGCGACCTGAAGCCGGAGAACATCATGGTCGGCGACGACGGCCTCGTGAAGGTCCTCGATTTCGGCCTGGCGCGGCGGATCAACCGCGTCAACGCGACCGAATTGGAAGAGACCAGCGAGCTGGGCCTGGCCGAGGGGGGCGACGGCGTCTTCGGCACCCCGCGCTACCTCGCGCCCGAGCAGACCCGGGGCGAGCCGGCGACCTTCGCCAGCGACGTCTTCGCGCTGGGCGTCG
Protein-coding regions in this window:
- a CDS encoding protein kinase domain-containing protein, encoding MPTTFVGNPAPSFDLPCTRQPDPTRGRARLLDYKGRWLVLVFYPRDFSMVCPTELIGLSQRREEFAEHDCDLLAISCDPVELHERWLATPKTQGGLGGLSFPLASDLDGSVSAAYGVFEPRQNLAVRGTFIVDPDGRIQYQVVHSLSVGRRSQEVLRVLSALQSGGLCREDWMTDGSHIDPYTVLQPGNIFSHYYMDSEIGAGTFARVYLARDLQLDRPVALKVFNRDCPVTPSSVLAEARSVAALNHPNICTIYAVDDTAGLPVIAMEYVQGLSLANRLRGEPAAIDELLAIARQIAGGMAAAHDAGIVHGDLKPENIMVGDDGLVKVLDFGLARRINRVNATELEETSELGLAEGGDGVFGTPRYLAPEQTRGEPATFASDVFALGVVFFEMATRRPAFAEGNVLQVMDRIRNVDPEAMAAEAGEPFTPLLRSMLLADPTRRDVAMRRIVAEIDAVCESV